Proteins encoded together in one Scytonema millei VB511283 window:
- a CDS encoding ribulose bisphosphate carboxylase small subunit, with the protein MNYYIAPRFLEKIAVFITKNYLNIPGIRVPLILGVHGRKGEGKSFQCDLVFEKMGIEITHISGGELESPDAGDPSRLLRLRYRETAELIRVRGKMCAIMINDLDAGAGRFDEGTQYTVNTQLVNATLMNIADNPTNVQLPGSYDETPLHRVPIIVTGNDFSTLYAPLIRDGRMEKFYWQPDRSDKVGIVAGIYSDDGLSSREIEQLVDTFSNQSVDFFSALRSRIYDEQIRDFIFKIGIEQVSRRVVNSADRPPEFSKPKFNLSRLIDMGNLMVKEQQQVQSSQLVKEYNRALDGNRYFREYTPPAPPEKPKSSQQEAVTSPSGNGAESAKNPVKNYSPIQTPLPVWQSGNRFVNESIQLPQASSGVVNSVESYEPPVHNNRHNEVISTQIGLQTLEQVRNLIAQGYHIGIEHVDKRRFRTNSWKSCGQSIVGESEAITAIEVNLSEYQNEYLRIFGIEPRTKRRVMETIIHRPE; encoded by the coding sequence ATGAATTACTACATTGCACCTCGTTTTCTCGAAAAAATCGCTGTATTTATCACCAAGAACTATTTAAATATTCCTGGTATTCGCGTACCGTTGATTTTAGGCGTTCACGGACGTAAAGGCGAGGGAAAATCTTTTCAGTGCGATTTAGTATTCGAGAAGATGGGGATAGAAATTACTCATATTTCTGGTGGTGAATTGGAAAGCCCCGATGCTGGAGATCCTTCGCGTTTGCTGCGTCTGCGCTATCGAGAGACAGCAGAATTGATCCGCGTGCGGGGTAAAATGTGCGCCATCATGATTAACGATCTCGATGCAGGCGCAGGACGATTTGATGAAGGCACTCAGTATACGGTGAATACTCAGTTGGTAAACGCCACGTTGATGAATATTGCGGATAATCCAACTAACGTACAATTACCTGGTAGTTACGACGAAACACCTTTACATCGCGTCCCAATTATTGTGACAGGTAATGATTTTTCCACTCTATACGCGCCATTAATTCGAGATGGTAGAATGGAAAAATTTTACTGGCAACCCGATCGCAGTGATAAAGTTGGTATCGTTGCTGGAATTTACTCAGACGACGGACTCTCATCACGGGAAATAGAGCAGTTAGTCGATACTTTCTCCAACCAGTCAGTCGATTTCTTTAGCGCTCTGCGTTCTAGAATTTATGACGAACAAATACGCGATTTTATCTTTAAAATTGGCATAGAGCAGGTATCGAGAAGAGTTGTAAATAGTGCAGATAGACCACCGGAATTTAGCAAGCCCAAATTCAATCTATCCCGTTTGATTGACATGGGTAACTTGATGGTGAAAGAGCAGCAACAAGTACAGAGTTCTCAGCTAGTCAAAGAGTATAATCGAGCCTTAGATGGAAATAGGTATTTCAGAGAATATACTCCTCCAGCGCCACCAGAAAAACCGAAATCATCGCAGCAAGAAGCTGTGACTTCGCCCTCTGGTAATGGTGCAGAATCCGCAAAGAATCCAGTAAAAAATTATTCACCTATACAAACGCCTCTTCCTGTTTGGCAATCTGGTAATCGATTTGTCAATGAAAGTATTCAATTGCCCCAAGCTAGTAGTGGAGTAGTAAACTCAGTTGAATCTTACGAGCCTCCAGTTCATAATAATCGTCACAATGAGGTAATATCAACTCAAATTGGCTTACAAACTTTGGAGCAAGTACGAAATTTAATCGCGCAAGGCTACCACATTGGGATAGAACACGTAGATAAACGCCGATTTCGGACTAATTCTTGGAAGAGTTGCGGTCAAAGTATTGTAGGTGAATCAGAGGCAATTACTGCGATCGAAGTCAATTTGTCTGAATATCAAAATGAGTATTTGCGGATATTTGGTATTGAGCCAAGAACAAAGCGCCGGGTGATGGAAACAATTATCCACCGACCGGAATAG
- a CDS encoding Rpn family recombination-promoting nuclease/putative transposase, protein MRWLLRKPPSHRPYKQTALQTDSLFYEIFQTDPSIVFELIGNVSARDTTYSFASQEVKQTSFRIDGILVPPIYATDLPVVFVEVQGYKDTKKVLYSSFFSQIFLYLHDYQPVNDWQAILIFTRRSLDPGLPRHYRVFRSSPQFQRIYLDELGESENLSLGLSLLQLIGLRQEVVSEKGRQLIIRARQEVADAEKKRKFIELIETVFVYKFPDLSREEIEAMLGLNELKQTKVYQEAVQEGLEQGLEQGLEQGRAEGKLAAVPLLLKVGLTVEQIAEQLQLDIDAVRKVAQQQS, encoded by the coding sequence ATGCGATGGTTGCTTCGCAAACCGCCTTCGCATCGCCCCTACAAACAAACAGCCTTGCAAACAGACAGCCTATTCTACGAAATTTTCCAAACCGATCCAAGTATCGTGTTTGAACTTATTGGTAATGTTTCTGCTAGAGATACTACTTACAGCTTTGCCTCCCAAGAAGTCAAACAAACCAGCTTTCGGATTGATGGGATTTTAGTACCTCCTATTTATGCCACTGACTTACCTGTAGTCTTTGTGGAAGTGCAAGGCTATAAAGATACTAAAAAAGTGCTTTATTCCAGCTTTTTTAGCCAAATCTTTCTGTATTTACACGACTACCAGCCAGTTAATGATTGGCAAGCTATTTTAATCTTTACCAGGCGCAGCTTAGATCCAGGTTTACCCAGACACTACCGAGTATTTAGATCCAGTCCGCAATTTCAACGAATTTATTTAGATGAATTAGGCGAATCTGAAAATCTATCTTTGGGACTAAGTTTATTGCAGCTCATTGGTTTGAGACAAGAAGTTGTCTCTGAAAAAGGTAGACAGTTGATAATAAGAGCTAGACAGGAAGTAGCAGATGCCGAGAAGAAGAGAAAATTTATAGAATTAATAGAAACTGTATTCGTTTATAAATTTCCAGACTTGAGTAGGGAGGAAATTGAAGCAATGTTGGGGTTAAACGAACTAAAACAGACTAAAGTTTATCAAGAAGCTGTGCAGGAAGGTCTTGAGCAGGGTCTTGAGCAGGGTCTTGAGCAGGGTCGAGCAGAAGGCAAACTAGCAGCAGTACCTTTGTTGTTGAAAGTAGGATTAACAGTAGAACAGATTGCCGAACAACTGCAATTAGACATAGATGCTGTGAGAAAAGTTGCACAGCAGCAATCTTGA
- a CDS encoding ribulose bisphosphate carboxylase small subunit, producing MQTLPKERRYETLSYLPPLTDAQINRQIQYILSQGYIPAIEFNETSEPTECYWTMWKLPLFGAGSTQEVLNEVQACRSQYSNCYIRIVGFDNVKQCQILSFLVHKPNSSGSRYY from the coding sequence ATGCAAACCCTACCAAAAGAGCGGCGCTACGAAACTTTATCTTATTTGCCGCCTTTAACTGACGCTCAAATTAATCGACAAATTCAGTACATTCTCAGTCAAGGATATATTCCGGCAATTGAGTTCAACGAAACCTCTGAGCCAACAGAGTGTTATTGGACAATGTGGAAGTTACCTTTGTTCGGTGCTGGAAGTACTCAAGAAGTATTGAATGAAGTCCAAGCCTGCCGTTCTCAGTATTCCAACTGCTACATCCGTATCGTTGGTTTTGATAACGTCAAGCAGTGTCAAATCCTCAGCTTCTTAGTTCACAAACCCAACAGCAGTGGCAGTAGATACTACTAA
- the rcbX gene encoding RuBisCO chaperone RbcX codes for MDIKRIAKDTAKTLQSYLTYQAVRTVLAQIGETNPPLALWLHRFSATDRIQDGEAYIENLFREKPDLALRIMTVREHLAEEVADFLPEIVRAGIQQANMQHRKQHLERITQLETNPSLDSEPQTTPETNLDSP; via the coding sequence ATGGATATAAAGCGAATTGCGAAGGACACAGCCAAGACACTGCAAAGCTACCTGACTTATCAGGCAGTAAGGACGGTGTTGGCGCAAATTGGTGAAACTAACCCTCCTCTGGCACTATGGCTGCATCGCTTTTCTGCGACTGACAGAATACAGGATGGCGAAGCGTACATAGAAAATTTGTTTCGAGAAAAGCCTGATTTGGCATTGCGAATCATGACTGTCAGAGAACATTTAGCGGAGGAAGTGGCTGATTTCTTGCCTGAGATAGTACGTGCTGGGATTCAGCAAGCCAACATGCAACACCGCAAGCAGCATCTAGAGCGGATTACGCAACTAGAAACAAATCCTAGCCTTGATTCTGAGCCTCAAACTACCCCAGAAACCAATCTGGATAGTCCTTAA
- a CDS encoding form I ribulose bisphosphate carboxylase large subunit: MSYAQTRTQTKSGYQAGVKDYRLTYYTPDYTPKDTDVLACFRVSPQPGVPPEEAGAAVAAESSTGTWTTVWTDLLTDLDRYKGRCYYIEPVPGEDNQFFCFVAYPLDLFEEGSVTNMLTSIVGNVFGFKALKALRLEDMRIPVAYLKTFQGPPHGIQVERDKLNKYGRPLLGCTIKPKLGLSAKNYGRAVYECLRGGLDFTKDDENINSQPFMRWRDRFLFVQEAIEKAQAETGEVKGHYLNVTAPTCEEMMKRAEFAKEIGTPIIMHDYLTGGFTANTTLAKYCRDNGLLLHIHRAMHAVIDRQRNHGIHFRVLTKCLRMSGGDHLHSGTVVGKLEGERGITMGFVDLMRENYVEEDRSRGIFFTQDWASMPGVMPVASGGIHIWHMPALVEIFGDDSCLQFGGGTLGHPWGNAPGATANRVALEACVQARNEGRDLAREGNDVIREAAKWSPELAVACELWKEIKFEFKAVDTL, encoded by the coding sequence ATGTCTTACGCGCAAACGAGAACCCAGACCAAATCGGGCTACCAGGCAGGGGTTAAAGATTACCGACTAACTTATTACACCCCCGATTACACTCCTAAAGATACAGACGTTCTGGCTTGTTTCCGCGTCTCGCCTCAGCCTGGAGTTCCTCCAGAAGAGGCTGGCGCGGCTGTAGCTGCTGAATCTTCCACTGGTACGTGGACGACTGTATGGACGGACTTGCTAACCGACCTAGACCGCTACAAGGGTCGTTGTTATTACATTGAGCCAGTACCAGGTGAAGACAACCAGTTCTTCTGCTTTGTAGCTTATCCTCTCGACTTGTTTGAGGAAGGCTCCGTCACCAACATGTTGACCTCGATTGTAGGTAACGTGTTTGGTTTCAAAGCCCTCAAAGCGCTGCGTCTGGAAGACATGCGGATTCCGGTCGCCTACCTGAAGACATTCCAAGGACCTCCCCACGGTATTCAAGTCGAGCGCGACAAACTGAATAAGTACGGTCGTCCGCTATTGGGTTGTACGATTAAGCCCAAACTCGGTCTATCGGCGAAAAACTACGGTCGGGCTGTATACGAGTGCTTGCGCGGTGGTCTAGACTTCACCAAAGACGACGAGAATATCAACTCTCAGCCTTTCATGCGTTGGCGCGATCGCTTCCTGTTCGTTCAAGAAGCAATTGAAAAGGCACAAGCAGAGACAGGCGAAGTTAAGGGGCATTACCTTAACGTTACAGCTCCTACCTGCGAAGAAATGATGAAGCGGGCTGAGTTTGCTAAAGAAATCGGTACACCAATCATCATGCACGACTACCTAACTGGTGGTTTCACTGCTAACACCACTTTAGCGAAGTATTGCCGCGATAATGGTTTGTTACTCCACATCCACCGCGCTATGCACGCCGTGATCGACCGTCAGAGAAATCACGGTATTCACTTCCGCGTCTTGACTAAGTGCTTGCGGATGTCTGGTGGCGACCACCTACACTCTGGAACGGTAGTAGGTAAGCTGGAGGGCGAACGCGGCATCACGATGGGCTTCGTCGATCTCATGCGCGAAAACTATGTTGAAGAAGACCGTTCTCGCGGTATCTTCTTCACTCAAGATTGGGCTTCCATGCCTGGTGTAATGCCAGTAGCTTCTGGTGGTATCCATATTTGGCACATGCCAGCGCTAGTAGAAATCTTTGGCGATGATTCTTGCTTGCAGTTCGGTGGTGGTACGCTCGGACACCCCTGGGGTAACGCTCCTGGCGCAACCGCTAACCGCGTAGCTTTGGAAGCTTGCGTTCAAGCTCGTAACGAAGGGCGCGACTTGGCACGCGAAGGTAACGACGTAATTCGCGAAGCTGCTAAGTGGTCGCCTGAGTTGGCTGTTGCTTGCGAACTGTGGAAGGAAATCAAGTTCGAGTTCAAGGCAGTTGACACCCTTTAA
- the panB gene encoding 3-methyl-2-oxobutanoate hydroxymethyltransferase: MSITARQLIQWKQQGRKIVALTAWDYITGRLLDAAGVDLILVGDTLAIALGYETTLPVTLEEMIHHAKAVRRGVKRALIVLDLPFLSYQESVQQAMHSAGRALKEAGAQAVKIEGGHPATVETVARLVQAGIPVMGHIGLTPQSIHQLGLKQQGKTPTDEQKLMDEAIALEKAGAFSIVLEHIPSDLAARITQELTIPTIGIGAGSECDGQVLVTSDLLGLSERQPPFAKVYVNLSEAIAQAVQDYAAEVREHKFP; encoded by the coding sequence ATGTCAATTACTGCTCGGCAATTAATTCAGTGGAAACAACAAGGGAGAAAAATTGTCGCCCTGACTGCTTGGGATTATATTACGGGACGATTGTTGGATGCGGCGGGAGTAGATTTGATTTTGGTTGGAGATACTTTAGCGATCGCACTAGGATATGAGACAACGCTACCAGTAACGCTAGAAGAGATGATCCACCATGCTAAGGCTGTGCGTCGAGGCGTGAAACGAGCGTTGATAGTACTCGATCTACCGTTTTTGTCATATCAGGAAAGCGTGCAGCAAGCAATGCATTCAGCCGGAAGGGCGTTGAAAGAAGCAGGAGCGCAAGCGGTGAAAATCGAAGGCGGACATCCGGCAACTGTAGAAACTGTGGCGCGGCTGGTACAGGCAGGGATTCCGGTGATGGGGCATATTGGTTTGACACCTCAGTCGATTCATCAGTTGGGATTGAAGCAACAGGGGAAAACACCTACAGATGAACAGAAACTTATGGATGAGGCGATCGCCCTCGAAAAAGCAGGAGCCTTTAGCATTGTCTTAGAACACATTCCATCGGATTTAGCCGCTCGCATTACCCAAGAGTTAACGATTCCTACTATAGGTATTGGTGCTGGTTCTGAGTGTGACGGACAAGTACTAGTTACTTCCGATCTGTTGGGTTTATCCGAACGGCAACCACCCTTTGCCAAAGTATATGTAAACTTAAGTGAAGCGATCGCTCAGGCAGTGCAAGATTATGCTGCTGAGGTGAGAGAGCATAAATTCCCGTAG
- the rlmN gene encoding 23S rRNA (adenine(2503)-C(2))-methyltransferase RlmN, with protein sequence MVNSNTDRRQGRQGGQGSNSSHQPLATSNSPDSRLPTPDSPLLGLTQAQLTAWVRSQGQPAYRGQQLYDWIYHKGVRSLSEISVFPKQWRSSVENISIGRSQIHHRTVAPDETVKYLLQLADNQIVETVGIPTDKRLTVCVSTQVGCPMACDFCATGKGGFRRNLAPHEIIDQVLTVQSDFQRRVSHIVFMGMGEPLLNTENVVAAIQSLNQDVGIGQRCMTLSTVGIPGRILKLAQYQLQVTLAVSLHASNQATREKLIPSAQKYSLHDLLSECREYVRLTGRRVTFEYVLLAGVNDGIKQAAELAQLLRGFQSHVNLIPYNPIREADYQRPSSSQIQAFVNVLKQQQIAVSVRYSRGLEAEAACGQLRAQQLQPSLG encoded by the coding sequence ATGGTTAATAGTAATACTGACAGGAGACAAGGGAGACAAGGGGGACAAGGAAGCAATTCTAGCCACCAGCCACTAGCCACCAGCAACTCACCCGACTCCCGACTCCCAACTCCCGACTCCCCCTTATTAGGCTTAACCCAAGCCCAACTAACCGCCTGGGTACGATCGCAAGGACAGCCAGCATATCGCGGACAACAGCTATACGATTGGATTTATCACAAAGGAGTGCGATCGCTATCCGAGATCTCGGTTTTTCCGAAACAGTGGCGCAGTAGTGTAGAAAATATTTCGATTGGGCGATCGCAAATTCATCATCGCACTGTAGCCCCTGATGAGACTGTCAAATACTTACTTCAACTTGCAGACAATCAAATCGTTGAAACTGTAGGTATCCCAACTGATAAGCGCCTTACCGTTTGCGTTTCAACTCAAGTAGGTTGTCCGATGGCTTGCGACTTCTGCGCCACGGGTAAAGGGGGCTTTCGTCGCAACCTCGCCCCGCATGAAATTATCGATCAAGTTCTGACAGTCCAATCCGACTTTCAACGGCGCGTCAGCCATATCGTCTTTATGGGTATGGGCGAACCCTTGCTAAATACAGAAAATGTCGTGGCGGCGATTCAATCTCTGAACCAAGATGTGGGTATCGGACAGCGGTGCATGACTCTTTCGACTGTGGGAATTCCAGGGCGAATTCTCAAACTCGCTCAATACCAACTACAAGTTACCTTAGCGGTTAGCCTTCACGCCTCTAACCAAGCTACCAGAGAAAAACTCATTCCCAGCGCCCAAAAGTATTCTCTCCATGACTTACTTTCAGAATGTCGCGAGTACGTGCGTTTAACGGGTCGTCGCGTCACGTTTGAATATGTCTTACTTGCTGGGGTGAATGACGGCATAAAACAAGCAGCTGAGCTAGCCCAGCTGCTACGAGGTTTTCAAAGTCACGTTAACCTAATTCCTTACAATCCGATTCGAGAAGCAGATTACCAGCGACCGAGTTCGAGTCAAATTCAGGCTTTTGTTAACGTCCTGAAGCAGCAACAGATCGCTGTGAGCGTCCGCTATTCCCGTGGATTGGAAGCAGAGGCGGCTTGCGGTCAACTGCGGGCGCAGCAACTACAGCCTTCATTGGGTTAA
- the uvrC gene encoding excinuclease ABC subunit UvrC: protein MTAAKTLPLVRDPERLESRLKEIPPEPGVYFMRDSSDRIIYIGKSRKLRSRVRSYFRDPKQLSDRIAMMVRQVADIEFIVTDTEAEALALEANLIKQNQPYFNVLLKDDKKYPYVCITWSEQYPRIFITRNRRQGKKEDKFYGPYTDAHLLRTILRLSKRIFALRQRPQPLFKDRPCLNYDLGRCPGVCQKLISPEEYRKTVQKVAMVFQGRTQELIDVLTAQMQASAEALNFESAARIRDQIAGLKSLNADQKVSLPDDTISRDAIALAADEKHACIQLFQIRAGQLVGRLGFVAEVGAHGYAPLPTATGGFVTQTREESTDDSVKPAPTLEPGAILQRVLEQHYETADDVEIPTEILVQHELPEAEMLATALSQRKGRKVTIVNPQRALKAELIEMVERNAEYELARTQKLSDRNSQAMEDLAAILDLPDLPHRIEGYDISHIQGSNAVASQVVFIEGLPAKQYYRHYKIKNPTVTSGHSDDFASLAEVIQRRFRKYLEDPQMQRVGNPDWPDLVMIDGGKGQLSAVVAVLQEMNLMEDLRVVSLAKQREEIFLPGESQPLATDAEQSGVQLLRRLRDEAHRFAVSFHRQQRSDKMRRSRLEEIPGLGYHRQKQLLAHFHSIDYIRQASIEQLAAVDGIGPRLAGEIYNYFHPPHSIS, encoded by the coding sequence GTGACAGCAGCAAAGACATTGCCACTGGTAAGAGATCCAGAGCGTTTAGAAAGTCGGCTGAAAGAAATTCCTCCCGAACCAGGGGTTTATTTCATGCGCGACAGCAGCGATCGCATTATTTACATCGGCAAATCGCGTAAACTGCGATCGCGGGTACGTTCGTATTTTCGCGACCCGAAGCAACTGAGCGATCGGATCGCTATGATGGTGCGACAGGTTGCCGATATTGAGTTTATCGTTACCGATACAGAAGCAGAAGCCCTTGCTTTAGAAGCTAATCTCATCAAGCAAAATCAGCCTTACTTCAACGTTCTACTCAAAGACGACAAGAAATATCCTTACGTCTGTATCACCTGGTCGGAGCAATATCCCCGCATCTTCATCACGCGCAATCGCCGCCAAGGTAAAAAAGAAGACAAGTTTTACGGACCATACACTGACGCTCACTTGCTGCGGACGATTCTACGGCTATCAAAGCGAATCTTTGCTCTGCGCCAACGCCCCCAACCGTTATTTAAAGACCGTCCGTGTCTCAATTACGACTTAGGGCGCTGTCCAGGAGTATGTCAAAAACTAATTTCTCCCGAAGAATATCGCAAAACCGTGCAAAAGGTAGCGATGGTCTTCCAAGGACGAACGCAGGAATTGATCGATGTCCTGACCGCACAAATGCAAGCTAGCGCCGAAGCATTAAATTTTGAATCAGCAGCACGAATTCGCGACCAAATTGCTGGATTAAAGTCGCTGAATGCCGATCAAAAGGTATCGCTACCCGATGATACGATCTCGCGAGATGCGATCGCCCTGGCAGCAGATGAAAAGCACGCCTGCATTCAGTTATTTCAAATTCGCGCCGGACAACTTGTCGGTCGCCTCGGCTTTGTCGCCGAAGTAGGGGCGCATGGCTATGCGCCCCTACCCACTGCTACGGGCGGGTTTGTCACACAGACTCGCGAGGAATCAACAGATGATTCAGTTAAACCCGCCCCTACATTAGAACCAGGGGCAATCTTACAGCGTGTTTTAGAACAACATTATGAAACTGCTGACGATGTAGAAATTCCTACAGAAATTCTGGTACAGCACGAATTACCGGAAGCGGAGATGCTGGCGACAGCGTTAAGCCAGCGTAAGGGGCGAAAAGTCACGATTGTGAATCCCCAAAGGGCGTTGAAAGCAGAATTGATCGAGATGGTAGAACGAAATGCCGAGTACGAACTGGCACGAACGCAAAAATTGAGCGATCGCAACTCCCAAGCTATGGAAGATCTAGCCGCTATTCTCGACTTACCCGACTTACCCCATCGAATTGAAGGCTACGATATTTCTCACATTCAGGGTTCCAATGCGGTTGCATCCCAAGTGGTATTTATTGAAGGTTTACCCGCCAAACAATACTACCGTCACTACAAGATTAAGAATCCGACAGTCACGTCTGGTCATTCCGATGACTTTGCCAGTCTAGCGGAAGTGATTCAACGCCGCTTTCGTAAATATCTCGAAGATCCGCAAATGCAACGGGTAGGTAATCCTGATTGGCCCGATTTGGTGATGATTGATGGTGGTAAAGGTCAACTATCGGCAGTTGTAGCTGTTTTGCAAGAGATGAACTTAATGGAAGACTTGCGAGTGGTCAGCTTAGCCAAGCAGCGAGAAGAAATTTTTTTACCAGGCGAATCTCAACCTTTAGCGACAGATGCGGAACAATCGGGAGTACAATTACTTAGGCGACTGAGAGATGAAGCACATCGCTTTGCTGTCAGTTTCCACCGCCAGCAGCGTAGCGACAAGATGAGGAGATCGCGTCTAGAAGAAATTCCTGGTTTGGGCTACCATCGCCAGAAACAACTTCTAGCCCATTTTCACTCGATCGACTACATTCGCCAAGCCAGTATCGAGCAACTGGCAGCAGTAGATGGGATCGGTCCTCGCTTGGCAGGGGAAATTTATAACTATTTTCACCCGCCACACAGCATAAGTTGA
- a CDS encoding response regulator, with product MSNAGSVAPANHIPKRILLVEDNYLNRQMLEDYLVFCGYQVLSLADGTGFFQALADFRPELILLDLKLPDIDGYTLLEQKSCRQDDRSIPVIVVSAFAFKADQQRALELGAKRYFVKPVSLRDLKQAIEEELQRS from the coding sequence GTGAGTAACGCTGGATCGGTTGCACCAGCCAACCATATTCCAAAACGAATTTTATTGGTTGAAGATAACTATCTCAATCGGCAGATGTTGGAAGATTATCTAGTTTTTTGTGGATACCAGGTTTTGAGTTTAGCGGATGGCACTGGATTTTTTCAAGCTTTGGCTGACTTTCGACCCGAACTAATTTTATTAGACTTAAAGTTACCAGATATTGACGGTTATACTTTACTCGAACAAAAGAGTTGCAGACAAGACGATCGAAGTATTCCTGTTATTGTGGTTTCTGCTTTTGCTTTCAAAGCCGACCAGCAGCGAGCTTTAGAACTAGGTGCAAAGCGTTATTTTGTCAAGCCAGTCAGTTTGAGAGATTTGAAACAGGCAATAGAGGAAGAACTACAGCGATCGTAG
- a CDS encoding LL-diaminopimelate aminotransferase — translation MQFANRLECLKANVFADMDRAKARAILAGRDAIDLSLGSADLAAETHVTEAIAQSLHDPKTHGYLLFHGTQNFRQAAARWYEQKFGIAVDPQTEVLPLIGSQEGTAHLPLAILNPGDFALLLDPGYPSHAGGVYLASGQIYPMPLLAENNFLPVLADIPAPVLAQARMMVLSYPHNPTTAIAPLSFFREAVAFCQQHDLVLVHDFPYVDLVFEDLGSREQRAGSSNFRIPNSPLAPSILQADPEKSVSIEFFTLSKSYNMGGFRVGYAIGNSQLIAALRQVKAAVDFNQYRGILNGAIAALSGDQTGVQRMVETFRQRRDRFASALHRIGWQVSIPQATMYIWAKLPAPWDRDSVSFCTQLVEATGVAVSPGAGFGKSGEGYVRFALVQSPDVLETAVDRIAQFWKD, via the coding sequence ATGCAGTTTGCCAATCGTTTAGAGTGCTTGAAAGCAAATGTTTTTGCCGATATGGATCGGGCAAAGGCAAGAGCAATATTAGCTGGGCGAGATGCGATCGATCTGTCCCTGGGTTCTGCCGATCTAGCCGCAGAAACGCACGTTACAGAAGCGATCGCCCAATCTCTCCACGACCCCAAAACCCACGGATACTTACTTTTTCACGGCACTCAAAACTTTCGCCAAGCCGCAGCCCGCTGGTACGAGCAAAAATTCGGTATTGCTGTCGATCCACAAACTGAAGTTCTGCCCCTAATTGGCTCTCAAGAAGGGACAGCCCATCTACCTCTAGCCATACTCAACCCAGGAGACTTTGCTTTACTCCTCGATCCTGGCTATCCTTCCCATGCTGGCGGAGTCTACCTTGCTAGCGGTCAAATTTATCCCATGCCTCTGCTTGCAGAAAATAATTTTTTACCTGTTTTAGCCGACATTCCTGCCCCGGTATTAGCACAGGCGCGGATGATGGTACTGAGTTATCCCCACAACCCCACAACCGCGATCGCACCTCTTTCCTTCTTCCGCGAGGCAGTCGCCTTTTGTCAACAACACGATTTAGTCCTCGTCCACGATTTCCCCTATGTCGATTTGGTGTTTGAGGACTTAGGGAGCAGGGAGCAGAGAGCAGGGAGCAGTAACTTCCGAATTCCGAATTCTCCCCTAGCTCCTTCAATTTTGCAAGCCGATCCAGAGAAAAGCGTTTCGATTGAGTTTTTTACCCTTTCTAAGTCATATAACATGGGAGGTTTTCGCGTCGGCTATGCGATCGGTAATTCTCAACTGATTGCAGCTTTGCGCCAGGTGAAAGCCGCAGTCGATTTTAATCAATATCGAGGCATATTAAACGGGGCGATCGCTGCTTTGAGTGGCGACCAAACTGGAGTGCAAAGAATGGTAGAAACATTTCGCCAACGCCGCGATCGCTTTGCGAGTGCCTTACATCGTATTGGTTGGCAAGTTTCCATCCCTCAAGCAACCATGTATATCTGGGCAAAACTACCTGCACCTTGGGATAGAGATTCTGTCAGCTTTTGCACTCAATTAGTAGAAGCGACTGGAGTTGCAGTTTCTCCCGGTGCTGGTTTTGGTAAATCTGGTGAAGGATATGTCCGTTTTGCCCTGGTTCAATCGCCTGATGTTTTAGAAACGGCTGTGGATCGGATCGCTCAATTCTGGAAAGATTAG
- a CDS encoding thioredoxin family protein, translating into MSNAIQIADKEFETEVVKADRPVLIYFWASWCGPCRLMSPAIDWVAENYSDRLKVVKMEVDPNPATVKLYKVEGVPALRLIRGTEVIAASEGALSKPKITDMLDTHLPQ; encoded by the coding sequence ATGAGCAACGCAATTCAGATCGCAGACAAAGAGTTTGAAACAGAAGTTGTAAAAGCTGACCGACCCGTATTGATCTACTTCTGGGCTTCTTGGTGTGGTCCTTGCCGATTAATGTCACCTGCTATTGATTGGGTAGCTGAGAACTATAGCGATCGCCTCAAGGTGGTGAAAATGGAAGTCGATCCTAATCCTGCTACAGTCAAGCTGTACAAAGTAGAAGGAGTCCCTGCCCTGCGCTTGATTCGCGGTACGGAGGTCATTGCTGCTTCCGAAGGAGCGCTGAGCAAACCAAAAATCACCGATATGTTAGATACCCATTTGCCGCAATAA